The DNA region CTGGCCGCCCTGGGGCCGGAATCCGAGGACGACGAAAAGGAGGCATCCTACCGCAAGAGCCTTGAAGACACCAGGGCCACCGCCGGGCTTCGCCTTGCCAACCACCGGAAGGCCCGCGACAACCACGAGTTCATAGTGATCGAGCTGGAGCGCCTTCACGGCAAGATCGCGGGGCTGGCCGAACTCGGCGTGGGCCGCCAGGGGCCGCAGCTTTTTTCCAACGAGATAGACGCGGCGGCGGCCACTATAAGAAACACCGAGCGGGCCATGGACGAGCTCTCCTTTCTTACCGGGCTTTCCACCGACGAGCGGGAGCCGCCCCGGCTCCTTTACCGGGCGGATTAGGCCATCGATGGAAAAAGCCGCGCCAGCCCTTCACGAAAAGCCGGAAACACGGGGCGCCGGAACCTGGATGCTTCCGGCAGGGCTTGACTCCATTCTGCGCCCCGCCTGCCTCGCCCTTCTGGTGCTGGCCCTTTTCTGGCCCGCCTTTTTCTACGATTTCGCCAATTACGACGACCTGGACACCGTAAGCTCCAACCCCTTCATAGGGGACCTGGGACCGGGCGGCTTGAAACGCATCTTCACCTTCTTTTCCCTCAAGAGCTTCTATCCGGTAAGGCTCCTTTCAGTAGCCATCGATTATAAATTCTGGGGGCTCGATCCAAGAGGCTATCACGCCACCAACGTCTTCATTCACCTTTTAAGCACCCTTCTCGCCTACGCCCTTTTCATCCGGCTGAAAAAATCGGGCGGCCCCCTCGATGCAGGAGGGCGAAGGGCCGCCTTCTGGGCCGCCGCACTTTTCGGGCTTCACCCCTCGGTGGTGGATTCCGTGGCCTGGATTTCGGGCCGCGAGGAGCTTCTGATGCTCCTTTTTCTCCTCTGTGCCCTCCACGTCCACATTTACGCCCTAAGGGCCAGGGGACCGGCCCGGTTCCTGCTTTTCGTACTCACCGCATACCTGGCCGCATTTTCGTGCCTTTCCAACATCCTGGGCGTGGCGGTGGCCCCCCTGGCGCTTTCCATGTCATTCCTGGTTTTCGGCCAGAGGCGGACCGCAAGGCTTCTGACCGAGACCTGGCACCTGTGGCTCGTGGCCCTTGCCGCCTTTTTCATAAAGCTGGTGTCCCTTGGGATTTACGACCAGTCCACCCAGGCGATTCTCTTTCCCTACGTGCCTTCGGCGATAAAAAACGCGGGACACCTGATCGGCAGGGGATTCGCCGAACAGGCCGCCACCCTGGATGCCATAGAGCGCGCGCGGCTGGTGGTAAGCCTTTTCGGGTCCAACCTGTTTCAGGTGCTTTTTCCCGCAAGGCTTCCGGTGATGTACGAAAACGTCTATCCGGGCTCCTTTTTCACCCCCCGGATGCTCATCGGCTTCCTTGCCCTGGCGCTGGCCGCCTTCGCCTTCCGCATGGCCCGCAAAAAGCCCCTGGCCCTTTTCGGCCTTGCCTGGTTCCTCATAAGCCTTCTTCCCTCGGCCCAGATCATCCCCCACCACATCTTCCGGGCGGACAGGTTTCTGTACCTGCCCCTTGTGGGATTCGGCCTTTTCGCCTCGGTAATGGCCCATGAGGCCGAAAAGCCTGCGGCCCGCCGGTGGGCGGGGGCCTTGTTCGTTCTTTGGGCCGCCGCCCTGTCCGCAAGGGCCGCAGTCCACCTTCCGGTATGGTCCGACGCCCTCACGCTGCACAGCTACTGCGTGTCCCAAAGCCCCAATAACGCCCTGGTGCGCCGCTATCTGGGCGTTGAGTACGCCCGGCTTTGCCTGTATGACGAGGCGCTTGTCCACCTCAAGGAGGCGGTGAGGCTCGCCCCCGAACGCAACGAGTTCTGGAGCATAGTGTTCAACACCTATGTAAGGAGCGGAAGGCTTGCGGAGGCCGAGGACTTCGCCCGCCAGGGAACGGTGAAGGCTCCGGAGAACCATGTGAGGTGGAACGATTTGGGCATGATACTGGCCATGCGGAAAAAGCAGGAAGAAGCGCTCAAGGCCTTTGAAAAGGCCCTGTCCATAAACCCCGATGACGACACCGTGAATCTGAATAAGGGCTGCCTGCTGTTTGACATGGGAAAAAGTGCGCAGGCGATGGAGCATCTGCGGAAAGCGCTCAAATCCAACCCCAAAAACAGCGTCGCCCTTTTCCGGCTTGGAGAGGCGCTGGAGTCCCAAGGCCAAAAGGACGAAGCCGTACAGCATTACCGCGAGGCCGTCCGATGGGCTCCGGGCTACCTTCCCCCCCGCAGGCGCCTGAAGGAGCTGGAATCCCAGGGGCCCGCCCACGAAAGCGCCGTCTCCGCGAAAAACGGGAGCCCGGCATGAAAAACGGAAAACTCAAGCCAGCAGCCTTCAAAATTCTCGCCGTGGCGCTCTCCCTTGCGGCGGTTCTTACAGTGCTGGAAATCGCGGCCCGGACTCTTCTCAACACCCGCCACGAAAAATTCTCCAACCGGAGCGACATCTATTTCTCAAACCCCAGGGGCTACCATGTGCTTCTTGGCCGGGCCGGAAACGACCCGGTTTACGGCCTGCCCTACTACGGCACCCCGGAAGGCTTCCGGCTCCCGGACCGGGACCGGCCGGACGTTAAAAATCTGCCCGAATACCCCCCCAACGTGCTGGTTCTGGGGGACAGCTTCACCTTCGGCAGGGGCGTGCGCTACGAGGACTCCTACCCCTTTCTGCTGGAAAAGGGCTTAAGGAAAAGCCACCCGAAAGCGGCTGTGTCAAACCGTGGCAAGGTGGGGGCGAATATTTCTGATGTCCTTCAAATTCTTGATTATTCATTGAAGGACGGCCCCTTTCCCCTGGTCATCTACGGATTCGTTTTAAACGACTTCGGGCTGGACAAAAATCGCTTCCCC from Deltaproteobacteria bacterium includes:
- a CDS encoding tetratricopeptide repeat protein, whose product is MEKAAPALHEKPETRGAGTWMLPAGLDSILRPACLALLVLALFWPAFFYDFANYDDLDTVSSNPFIGDLGPGGLKRIFTFFSLKSFYPVRLLSVAIDYKFWGLDPRGYHATNVFIHLLSTLLAYALFIRLKKSGGPLDAGGRRAAFWAAALFGLHPSVVDSVAWISGREELLMLLFLLCALHVHIYALRARGPARFLLFVLTAYLAAFSCLSNILGVAVAPLALSMSFLVFGQRRTARLLTETWHLWLVALAAFFIKLVSLGIYDQSTQAILFPYVPSAIKNAGHLIGRGFAEQAATLDAIERARLVVSLFGSNLFQVLFPARLPVMYENVYPGSFFTPRMLIGFLALALAAFAFRMARKKPLALFGLAWFLISLLPSAQIIPHHIFRADRFLYLPLVGFGLFASVMAHEAEKPAARRWAGALFVLWAAALSARAAVHLPVWSDALTLHSYCVSQSPNNALVRRYLGVEYARLCLYDEALVHLKEAVRLAPERNEFWSIVFNTYVRSGRLAEAEDFARQGTVKAPENHVRWNDLGMILAMRKKQEEALKAFEKALSINPDDDTVNLNKGCLLFDMGKSAQAMEHLRKALKSNPKNSVALFRLGEALESQGQKDEAVQHYREAVRWAPGYLPPRRRLKELESQGPAHESAVSAKNGSPA
- a CDS encoding SGNH/GDSL hydrolase family protein, whose amino-acid sequence is MKNGKLKPAAFKILAVALSLAAVLTVLEIAARTLLNTRHEKFSNRSDIYFSNPRGYHVLLGRAGNDPVYGLPYYGTPEGFRLPDRDRPDVKNLPEYPPNVLVLGDSFTFGRGVRYEDSYPFLLEKGLRKSHPKAAVSNRGKVGANISDVLQILDYSLKDGPFPLVIYGFVLNDFGLDKNRFPIVGPDFIDQNNGGFSYSPLRAHFALYDFLMNRIDRKRLSQVTTKAYLESFTGQRAEVGFAALSAIDSTVSVQGGRLAVALFPLLYDFQNYPFSEIHKKIEMFCREKGILLIDLLPAFRACRAEDLWVHPTDHHPNELGHKIAADEILRFLLSKEAEGRLALPGAS